GACGGCCTTCATGACCGTTGCCCTCTGGTATTAATCCTGTCATTATGGGATGTTATAGGACAGGAGGAATTTCGTAGATGTGATTAAAGTTAACTAATCAGCAGACCTTAAGCTACGGAGACGGGTGGGCCTAACCTAATCACAGGAGCCCTTTCAAAGCGGAGAGTTTTCTTTGGCTAGTAGCAGAAAAGACAGTCAGAGAGGTTCAGAGTGTGAGGGACCAGAGCGACCCACCATTGCACAGCCCACACAGGCCACAACGTATATTCCTGGTGGGCTTGGTGCTGTGGGTGGGGACACGGTGCGAGATGTCCAGACCTGCCCTCAAGATGCTGCCAATGAAAAAGCGAGATATGGAAGCAAGTAATCAGCGTGCACTAACTATGGAAAGATGTTCATGATACATTGCgttaaataaaaatggtatgCAATGCATGATCAGagttttgtaaaatatacatgtttGGAAAGAGTTGTTCAGAATGTTACAGTAATAGGTTGTCTCTGGGAGGTGGTGAGTCTTATGTCCCTGGAAAAGGACACTGGACCCCTGTCCTGGAGGCAGGAAGTAGGGGCGAGAGAGGATGCTCTTCTAAGGATCATGGGTTCTCTCATATCTGCTCTTCTACTTACAgatcataaataataatagctaatattattaagcacttactatgagCCAAGCACTGTTGCTAAGCACATTATATAATGTaacaactcatttaatcctcacggcAACCTGCCAGGCCTGTCTGATTTCAGCGcttatttcttattgtttctcCAAGTGGAGCTGCATTTAGGGATATGTTTTTCCTCCTTCCTAGGGTTGGAGCCTACCCTTTATCTGTGAAGGAAGATACTCTGATTTCTTTTCACTtgttgatattttctaatttttctgcaaTGTCCAGCCATTCcttttcattggaaaaaaaaagaaggcaggtgcatggttttatttttgccaGCATGCTCAGGGCTGTGACGGATGACTGATCAAGTTCTGCGGACGCTTGGAAGGGAACCAGGTCATTCTGCTTTGGCGCACAGAGGAGAAGGCACCCAGGGAAGGTGAGCTGTGACCTGAGTTTGAAGGGAAGCGCGTGAACTCACCAGGTGAAGAAAGGACCTCTGTGGCCAAGGGGTGGCATTGTACCGGAAGGCGGTGACCAGTGAGTTCAGGAGTGACACTGTGGGGAGTGCAGGAAGTAAGGCTGAGGTGGCCAGAGACCTGGTCACAAGGACGTGGACGCTTAGGAGCTGGGGCCAGTATTCTGagggcaatggggagccactgaaagGTTTAGGCAGGTAGGGACTGAGTGGGATGCTGGTTTGGAAGCTCCAGCTGGTGCCTCatgaaggggtgggggtggcagcttTGGGGCAGAGAGGCCGGTGAGAGGCAGACGGGACAGTGGAGAAGTTCATAGAGGTGTGGAAGATTCAGACCGATGCGGATTTCAGCACCTCCTCTCCCCGCTCCCCCTTATTAGCTGCGAACCCTGGACTAGGcacttctctctgagcctccgtgaCTTAGCTGAGGGGACAACTGAATGGGAAAAGTGCTTGGCTGGCGACACGTCATAAGTGGGTGTGAGTGGTGGCCCTACCCCCTTGAAGCAGAAGTGGTGACCAGTTCTCCCCTCTGAGTCACCCAGCTTGTGCCAGGGAAAGTCTGAGGCTGCTCGTTCAGAGAGGGTCACCAGCATGCATGGCAGCATGGCAGGCCTGACGGCTGGGACCAGTCCCTGACGGGTGGAGAAGGGGAAGACAGAGCTAGGAGAACTGGGCCAGATCCCTGGCCTCCGGTCAGCACCCAGGCTCACCCCCTCTGGTCCCAGCTTTGCTGTGTCTGGCTGGGTCCTGAGCCAAGTGAcacccagtccctgccctcagggaggtCCCCACAAATCAGGGGCGACTCAGGAATAGAGCCCATGTGTAATGTGAGAGCAGACCCTGGCCAGCTCCTCAGGGCCAAGGTCTTAGTAAGCCCCAATAGCTACCGCGGGAAGGAGGTGCCATTCTCTCCATGTTCTGCGTAAGGAAACTGCACCTTGAAGAGAAGGATGTGGCCAGAACCTTCTGGCCTgggagtggctgaggcaggacagaATTCGTGACTTGTCCTACTCCAgggcctgagtttccagcctggaCAGAGGACTCGGGTTTAAACAGGGCCTGAGGGGTATGCTAGTGACAttgccctgcccaggcctgggccccaACCTCACCAATCTGTGACTCACCTCTGAGACTACAGGTGGGGTGTGGGAAGGAGGGTCCCTTTTGGCCAATGAGGAGCCCGTGCCACGCATGGCTGCTGTCCCCCAGAACTGAGTGGAGCTGGAATCCTTGTGGCCTCTACCTTCTCATTCATCTCCCCCCCAAGCCCACAGGGCACTAAGAGGGCTGCTGgtggccaggtgcgatggctcacacctgtaatcccagcactttgggaggctcaggtggaaggattgcttgaggccaggaatttaagaccagcctgggcaacatagtgagaccctgtctctaaaacagataaaaagattAGTTGGATGCaatggtgtgcgcctgtagtccaggctacttgggaggctgaggcaggaggttcacttaaacccaggagtttggggctgcagtgagctatgatcatgccactgcactccagcttgggtgaaaAAGTAAGCCTTGTCtcaacgagagagagagagagagagagagagagagagagagagagagagagagagagagagagagagagagaagtgctGGTGGCCTTTGGTTCCCAGGCAGATTGTCCCCATGTCAGAGTGAGCACAGCAGAGTCAAAGCAGGTCTGCCGGGTCCTTGTTGCAGCCCAGCCACTGCTGAGCTCTGTAGCCTTGCCTAAGCCTGTGCTCCACTCTGAGCCTAGCTTCCTGCTGTAAAATGGGGGCATTTACACACGTCACACACAGAATGATGGAAAGAGACAATGTGTAGAAGGACTTCTGCTGCTGGAGGAGTCAGTGCTCAGAGAGCTCTGACGCTCTTGGGTGGACTACTGCCTCAGGGACAAAGAGCTTGGGGATCGGGAACCTGGGCCCTGCTACTGACCTGCTCTGTGACTCTGAGACAGTGTCTTCCCTCTCTGAACTTCAGATCCCCCACTGGACAGGCTGCTCTGACCCTCTGCGTGCCTGGGCTGGGAAGGGAGTCAGTCATCCCAGCTCACTGGGGAATCCTTGGCCCCAGTGCCCCAGCTTGCTGGTGCGGCAGGAAGAGGCAAACCCAAAACCCAGACCCCAGCTGGCCCGGGATCCTGTCCCCTTAGATCCACATAAGTTTGCCAAGATCTACGCAGCCTGTGACTTTGTCCTGCCTTTGCACACGCTGCTCCTTCTGTCCCAACGCTGTtgtccattctcactcttctaagATAACTCAGATATGCTGCCATAGAAGAattcttaaacacacacacacccaacccTTCCTCCGGGCTCCCAGATCACCAGTCCACAAAAACTGCCTTTGGCGGCCACTTAACCTGCATGCTGAATTTATGAGATCCTCCCAGACCTGTGAGTTAGGAGGAAGGCTCAGAGGAGCTAGGTCCCATCGCCACCCTCTCCAGGCCTCTCGCAGGCTGGGGCAGTGACCTCGGTAGGGAAAGGACTTAAAAGCTGGTCATTATTGCTGAGAATGCCTTCCTCTCCAGGAGAGGGGGACCTGGAGGGCCAGGAGGGCTGGCTCTGTCACTGACAGCTGTGAACAGCTCACACCTAAAGGAGGTGAGAGCACTATGCGATAAATACGTAGACAAGTGactgtcccctctctgggcctcagtttctttctctgtaaaatggggtgaggAGGCCTAGGCCCAGGACCCCTAGAGCCATCTCCAGCAGAGTGCTGATGGCTGTCAGGGTTGTTTCCATTCTGAAGCCAGCACCAGAGTGTTCGGGGGATGGGACAGCCTCAATGACCGACGGTTCCGGTTCCAGGGCAGCTGGGTGACGAGCAGGCCCGCTGCTCCCCCCCTGTACCCCACTGCTCCCTGAAGCCCAAATCCCCCGCCAGCCTAGTTGCGCTGTCGCTTTAAGGCCAGGCAGGGCGGGCTGGGTTACCTGCGCGGCACCTGGAGGCGCCCCACCCTGAGCCAGCCGGGCCACCCCACTAGGGCGTCTCCAGTCTCCGTGGACCTGGCACCTGGCGGCGGCCGGTGAGCGCGCGGACCCAGGAGAGGTGGGGCGGGCCGCGCCCCCGAGCCCGGGCCTGAGCCCTGGGGACTGGCCACATTCGGGAGACGGGTCCGGGTGGTCACTGTGGGAGTCGAGGGCGAAGCCGGCTCTGCGCGCCCGGCCTGAGCCGCGGGGAGAAGCCGGCTCGGAGACACTGGCGCCGGGTGGGGCGGCGGGAGCGGATGGACCGACGGACGCGGCGGGCGGGCTAGAGCCTGGACCCGACCCGGACCAACCTCACGGTGCTCCTGCGGGCtcagggagaggggctgggggcggccGCCAGGGCCTTCCCCTAACGCCGGCGCCCTGCAGACCCGAGGCTGGGCAGGTTCGCTCAGccctctcacccctcaccccgCGGCCACCACGCCTTTATCCCTGCCGCTCCCGCGCCTGGACCCCGCCTGCCCGCGATGGCTGCGCAGGAGTGGGTGGAAacgtcctcccctcccctcccttgtgGGAGCGCTCAGCTCCTTCTGACGCCAGCCCCTCCTGAACCCCTTCCCTTGACGCTGACCGCGGGGCTTGGTAGGCACAGTGTGGACACGCAGCTCCACTGGCCTTTTGCTTTGCAGGGTTTCCTTGGGCATGGCatttggtgcctcagtttccccggcgGTTAAATGGGGatgctttgggccacttcttgttCAGATGGATTAGTCTTTACAGAAAGGGGCACCTAAAGTGCCCTCACTGGTAGCATGAAGTAGGGCACTGGCACAGCGCTCCTGTCCACGCTCTCCCCCGAACTGGGTGCGGGAGGGCgctgtcccccctccccttctcctaaCGGGAGCATGTCCTAAGTGATACTGTGGGAATAAAAATCATCATACTAGACTAAAtggttttcacatattttaattccTACGAGCAATATGGtgttattgtgcccattttacagaggagagcACTAAGGCATGGAGAGGCCAGTATCTAGCCCATGTCAGAGCCAGGGTCTATCCTCTGTCTTGCCCTGTGTCACTGTGTCACTTTGTCACAGTTTAACTTCTCACCATCTCATCTTCATAACCTGCTTCCCCTGGGAGGCAGGGGTTTgagatcagagatgttgagcagcctgcccaaggtcacagagctaacaGAAGGAATGACCGCAGTCAGAGGGAGTGACAGGCGGAGCAATTTGCTCAGGGGAGCAGATTGGCAGCAGCAGACATGCTTCTGGGAGGGCTGGTTGAGggcccagggtgggtggggggagcagaGGGCTCCCAGGTGCAGGGAGTACAGGGCTAGGACAAGCTCTCAGGTGACAGGAGTTTGGGTGAGAGTGGGGAGGGATCTGGGGGAGGTGGGCCAGCCTGGCAGGCCCCGACTGAGTGCCAGGTTGGGAGTGGGACTTCTTGAGATTGGGGGAGTCTCTCGGGCTGGGGTTGATGCCCTCCAGGGTGGgagtccttcctccttcccccatcaGGGTGCAGGGTGTGGAGGTGCACAAGGGTGAGGGGCCAGCAAACGGCTTAAAGACTATCTTTCTGCGACGAGTCAGGGAAGTCTTGGGGTAGGACGCCCTGCTGATTATAGAGCCCTGATCTATAGCAATAAAGGGAACAACCACTGTGCTACAGAAAAGGCTGTCCTTCATCAGCTTCCACCTCCCAACCCCCCCAGATGGCAGGTTAGCATGTACCCTGCCTGCCATGGGGGTGTCCACATGGAGAGAGGGCTGCTCACACAGGAAGAGTGACCACGGCACGTGTGCGAACATGCCAAGGGCAATGGCAGGGGCTTGTCTGAGGCCCAGGAGGAGTTGAGCCAGGACGGAGAGCAGTGCATTCTGGAGAGCAACAGCTGCCCGTGCCTAAGACTTACGAGTACTTATGTTCACAGCGTGGCCTCGGCTTTAGATATTAAAACATATCAATAGAATCAGctgtgcacacacagagagatTTGACTCAGACTAGACCTGGGTCCAAATGCAGACCCAACCTAGGACAAGTCGTCACCCTAGGGGCCTCAGTGTCCTTGGGACATAACAGTGTCGAAAGGATTAAGTGAAGGGATGCCCGTAAAATGCCTGGCGTGGTGCCCAGCCAGGTAAGTCCCCGACACACATCTGCTGCCACCATCGTGGTGTTTGCAGGCCAAGGGAGAAATGGACAGGAAGCACCTACACGGGGTCATGCTCCTCTCTGAGAGGCAAGATTCCTGATGatttgtattttgcatttttattctgttctgtgGTTTTCTCTTGTTTCCCCCCACAATGAGCAACTACTGTTTGGATAGACAGTAAAAAGCATCTTAGGTCACCTCATACAGGTGGTCCAGGGATGCGTTCCTCCAGTGTTGAGAACCCTGCTATGTCTGGCTTTGGGCAAGGTCATTCGCCTTTCTGGGCTTGGactcctcatttgtaaatgggaATTTTCCCTGCCCCGCCCACCCACTCACCTGCCAGGAGGCAGATGAGATGCTGGGTGTGAAGGGGAGCTGTCGGTACCGGTACCGTAAACACAGGCAAGGGCTTACTGTTCTGCATTTCCCTGTGGGGTCCCCCCAAAGCAGATTTCTCCTCTTGACACCCTCTCCTAACTGGGGAGAATGGGTGGGCAggttctttttctccctccacaAAAAAGCCTTGAGCTGGAGGCAGTAGGCACTTGCCCCCAAGACTGATTCACAGGAAGAGAACTGCAGGGAAGTTACAAATGGCATTTCTCCATATGTGTCCAGTAGTTTGGGGGGTTGGAAATATTGGGGTCCATGCCCAGAGTGCCCCTTTTACATGCATACAttctctcttttgctctcttGCACACACAGCCCTTTTGAAATCTGAAGTTTTATCTACCATATCTTGAACATTGCTGTCCCCTTCAGCTGAAGCAAATATGCCTTTGAGCGGCTGCACGGCAGGGTGTCATTGGGATGCACCACTTTGGCTGGGCAAGCCCCATGTGGAAGGATTTCCGATCACTGACATCTCCCTTAAGGTCTGTGGCTCCCTGAGCTCCTGCTTCGCTTCACTGGCTCAGCCTTTGGAAGAGAAGACAGTCCCTCCTTGAATCCTCCCAGCAGCCCGCTAGACAGCCTGCcccttacagaggaggaaacaggcccagagcgGTTGAGAGGCTTTCCCCAGGACACAGCTGCAGAGTGGGGACCAAAGCCAGGGCTGTGCTCCACGGCTTGTGCCGTAGCAGCTGGAATCTTGCGCCCCGTCTCACTCCCAGCTCTTAACAGCTGGGAGGGAGGATTTTCACCCAACCAGCATGGATTTATCCAGCAACTCTTTCCCTTATTTCAGaggatttattcaacaaatgtttactgagcagcTGTCATGTGCTAGGCACGAACAGGGCCAACCCGgaccctgccctcagggagcgcACAGTCTGAGAGTGGGGACAACAAATTAAACACAGAGAGGTAAGTGCTGTGGCCCAAGAAGGCCCAGGAGACCTGGGCATTTAAAGTGTCATCAGAGAAGGCTTCTCAGTGAGGGCTGGGCTGAGCCTGGAGGGGAGATAATGGGAAGTtaccaggcagaggggacagagggcACAATAAATAGCCTCGAGGTTGGCTTTGGGGACACTCTGGACCTAGGTTTCAGCCTCTTACTGTCCCTGTGGTCTGGGGTGAGGCTTCCTTCCAGgtgttttttctccttccttgcaTTGATTTCTTAGCCTGACTGGGATAATATTGCATGTATAATTTGGTATATTGAGTTGGAAAAAAGTAAGATATCATAAGTGTTTCCCTCTGTTGTTAAACCTTCATGCTagcttgatattttttttaatgggttaATATCAGTTATTTAATCTAGAGGTTATGCCGTAGTTTATTCACCATTTCTGTATAGTTGGACACTGAAGCACTTTCCAAATTATGACCATTGTAAACAAGGCCATGGTGAGCATCTTTTTGCACAAAGTTGTGGTCCCTGTCATAAATTTCAGCTTGAGGCTCTTCAGTGCCCTCTTTCACACTTGTCCTGGGTCTCAGTGTCTTCCACTGTGCCGTGGAGACGGCGCTGATCTCAGGGCATGTGGCAGGCCTAACCCGCACGCGTAACCCGTGTGTGACGGCAGTGCCACCCAGCAGGCCCCGTCCGGGCAGGCCTGCCGGACCCAGCACAGGTTCACTGTCCTCCCTGCGGCccctgaggcctggagaggggcCCAGAGTGAACATAGCCGCACCCACTGAGCGCCGACTGTGTCCCAGGCACGGTGCTGATACTCTGCGTGGCTGTGACCTTCAGCACAGCCCTGCGACGCCAGGGGCAGCGACGCCAGGGGCAGCAACGCCAGGGGCAGCGACGCCAGGGGCAGCGACGCCAGGGGCagcgcctccacctcccagatgAGGAGTCAAACGGCCTCTGGAAGGTTGCACGGTGACCTCAGGCAGGGGAGGACTAACACCCAGGGCTCCAGTATCGttcatttcctcctctctctccgtCTCCACGTCCAGATGTGTCACAGGCGCTGCGTGGCCCCCGCCCTCCGCTATTGCGTGACGGTCAGCGGCACCGTGGTTCTGGTGGCAGGGACACTCTGCTTCGCTTGGTGGAGCGGAGGGAATGCGGGTGCCCAGACTGGCCTGCCGGCCCCGCCCACTGAGCATCCCAGCGCTGAGGCCCCCAGACCCCTGCTCAGGTCCGTCAGCCTCTTCTGCTGCGCCACAGGTGGCCTGCTGCTGCTCTTCGGCCTGCTGTGGTCCATCAGGGCCAGCGTCCGGGGGCCGCCCCAGTGGGACCCCTACCATTTCTCCAGGGACCTGTACTATCTCCGCGTGGAGTCCTCGCAGAAGGAGAGCTGCAGGTTAGCGTGGCCGGGTGGGGCGGTGGGTGGGGACCACGGCTGGGGGCCCAGTCACAGCATCCAGCATTTGCTCAGCAAACTGTCGTGGGGTTCCAGCTCTGGACAGGCCTTGCCCTGGGGATGTGGAAGCTGACCAGTGAGTGCTGTCCTCTAGAGGTTTAAAACCCCAGGACAGAGGCAGATGATGACAAACCAGAGTAGCTGGAGGTGGGAGAGAGACAGGCGTGGTCTGTGGAGATAGAGACAGACGTGGTCTGTGGAGATGTGGAGACAtacaggaaggcttcctggaggaggtggcatctaTGCTCAGCATGGTATGGGGCAGAGTAGCAGAGGGGTTAAGAGCCTAGGCACAGGAGTCAGACCCACTGGGGTTCTGTCCTGGTTCTATCACAGACTGGCGGTGAGACTTCAAGTAGGTCATGCAACCCTactaagcctcagcttcctcatgtgaaataaaatgggaatgataaggACAGCAATGATAGCAAACACCTGTCTGGTACTtgccacgtgccaggcaccgTTCTAAGTGCTTCATATATTGACTCACTCAATCCTTACAGCAGCCCTCTGAAGTGAGTGCTGTTATTAACTCtgtttatagaagaggaaatggaggcatggggacattaagtaacttgcccaaggacatcAGCTAGTACGTGTCACTCTGGGACTGGAACCCATGCTGTCACCCATTTTCCACCCGTTTTCCTGGGAAATTTAAATGGATGATGTGTATGTAGCGTCtagcccagtgcctagcacacggTAGGTGCATAGTAAATGTCAGCTTTTTCAAGTGGACATGGAAAGGGGCATTTCAGGCGGtggaagagcaagtgcaaaggcatggggaggggtggggtgggacagGGCCATGTGTGCATTAAGGCAGCCCTTCTAGGCtgggctggtggctcacgcctgcaacaGCAGCACGTTGGCAGGcttgcttgaggcaaggagctggaggccagcctgggcaacattgcaagacctgtctctacaaaaaatttaaaaattagctaggcatgatggcgtggcctgtagtcctagctactcgggaggctgaggcaggagcttcACTTGCAAAATCCTCACTCATGGAATTTTAAAACCACAGATATATCGTGTATCTGTTTATGTTTTGTAAGTATATCTGTGCTTTATACATAAAAAAGTATCAACCCTCCCCAAGAACGAGTTTTTACTTTACCTGTGAGCGTGTTGAGGATGCATGCACTATGCACGCCCTTACTATgtgctcatttattcaacaaagtgTGGAGTGTGCCTGCATGCAGGGGCCTGCACATTACCCTACTGCCTCCAAGGTAAGGACCACTACTGCCTCTGCGGGAGGGGAAGGTGAGGCACACACAGCTGGAAGGTGGCAGGAGCCTGCAAGGTGCAAAGCTTGCATTCGTCCTCCTGTCCACTCGGTACGCACTGTATTCAGGGGTGTCAGGGGCTACTCCAGATGCCCCTGAGCGGGCCTGGGACCCAGATGTTCCCATTGTTAGAGGGAAACTGCATTCCCAGTTAAAGGATGCAAGAGCATTCCCACCACTGGCCTTCGACTGCCTGAGGACGGAGAAGATATGGTATTCAACAGAGGCCACTAGGTCCAATAGTCAAACCTCAGTTGGAATGGACTGTTAGAGGGAGGGCCAGGGCTTCGGGGACTATCCAGCCAAACTCTCACTTCTCAGATGAGAAACCTGGTGACCTGCCAGGTCACACAGTGAGTTAGTGGTCAGTTGGAACTAGGCCTCAGGACGCTCTTGACCAGAGCCTGTTCGTCCCTGCCCAGCCTGGCGCAAGTGCAGGGGGTGGCTGTTGTCTGTACACACAGCCATGTTGGTGCAACAGGGTCCAGGCCACAGCTGTGCCTGTCTGGTGGCCTTCGTTCCCAGTGGGCCAGGGAGGAAGCCCACCCAGCAGGCGCAGGGTGTCCCTAGCCCATCAGGCTCTGAGACCCAAGTCCTAGATTCAGAAAGCAGGGTGGCTGTGAGTGGAGGAGGCAGCTTCTGCCAGCAGTGCTCCTTCCTGTCCCCAAGGCTGCCCCAGCTCAGCTCTGCGGCCTGCGGGGCCCAGCACCTGGCCCCCCTGGGGAGTCCGCTCTGCTGTTCCTGCTCCCAGGTGCCCCACGCTCTGGGTTACCTGTTGTGGGGGACTTCAGGTGGGGGACACAGGCTGATGGCTGGGGCAAGTCCTTTCCCCTCTTAGCACCCCAGATCcccaatttattcatttacttactctttcatgcattttcctaatatttaatgagcacctactatgcactGAGTCCTATTCAGAGTACTGACAAGGCAGCAGAGGACAAAACAGACAGCGCCCTGCCCTCAGGAGCTCCCATCTTACATGGAAGCCCCTACACGAGGAGATTGGATGTGAGGCCTCCGGGAGTCTCTGCTCTTTCTTTCGTAAGCTGTGTGTCGTGGAGTACACCGCTTGCACCCTCTGAGCCATGCCTGATGCCTCCTTTGTCAGCGGGGGTGACACGCCTTTCCCCACGATAGATGGCTGTCAGGCTCAGATGAGAGGACAGATAGGGAAGTGTACACACTGTAAAGTCTGTGCACAGGCCAGCTTTCTCTGCTGTTAAGCCTTGCACAGTTTACAGGGCACTCTCGTGCCCGCTAACTGCTTTGAGCCTCAGTTGCTTACGAGGTAAGTGTAAGGAgtaggcccattttacagatgagaaaactgcagTGAGGAGAGACGGGTGGCTCAGGGGAGAGGTGTGATGGGTGGAGCGGGCCTGAGCTCTGCAGTCAGACAAGGTTGGGGCTTTGCCACTTAGTTGACACATGAcctttactcatctgtaaaatgggtgagaGCCACTGTCCCCCAGAGTTGTCATGAATGTGAAATGAGTTTAGAGACCTTAAGCATTGGGCAAATAGTATTTCACCccatctcccttcccctctcccactgTGTCTGCCTGGCTCAGCTGAAGGGCAGTGGCAGGGGTGGACCCGGGTCTCCAGGCTCTGAGGACTGGGGTGAGGCCCCGGCCCCGGTGGAGCCTCCTGTGCTGGAGCCACAGTGGCAGGGCTGCCCCACAGCTGCAGGGGCGCCCATGCGGAAGACACCATGAGCGGAGCTCGCTCCCCAGAAGCGTGCGGCAGGCTGCCCTGCGTGCCCAGCGCCTGGCATTCTGTACCATGACCCTGGGGACTTGGGGTGGGCTGGGCCCAGCGGGCCACTTAAGGCGACAGTAGGTGGTATGAGGGCTGCTCCATGTCCGCCCTCTAAGCAAACTTCCTGCTGCGGACTGGACTCACCTGGCACTTGTGCCTGCCCTGCCAGCTGTCGCCTGCCAGAGTGGCCCAGGCCTATGCAAAACCTGTCTCATGTCCCCAGGGTTCCAAGAGGCTGGGAGGGCAAGGGCGTAGCCGGGAGGTGAGCAAGCGGGAGATGTGGGGGTCCAGAAGCCTTACTACCATATTTTTCTGAGTGTTGtcaaacatttttccatttttccttctgaaTCTGTGAAAGGGGAATTATTATTCCcctcttacagatgaggagaaaGAGACTCAGAGAAGGTGTGAATGtggcccaagtcacacagcaatAGAACCCA
This region of Microcebus murinus isolate Inina chromosome 2, M.murinus_Inina_mat1.0, whole genome shotgun sequence genomic DNA includes:
- the TMEM61 gene encoding transmembrane protein 61 → MCHRRCVAPALRYCVTVSGTVVLVAGTLCFAWWSGGNAGAQTGLPAPPTEHPSAEAPRPLLRSVSLFCCATGGLLLLFGLLWSIRASVRGPPQWDPYHFSRDLYYLRVESSQKESCRSPRLAAVPTYEEATHCPLTEELLPPPACPTEEGPERGAWGDALLGTQPPWPPPSYESIALALGARAGETAPGAAFSRSDPSGPQRGKGEGSWQARK